Genomic segment of Juglans microcarpa x Juglans regia isolate MS1-56 chromosome 7S, Jm3101_v1.0, whole genome shotgun sequence:
ataaaatattattagaatatatttttttaatattattattgttttagaatttgaaaaaattgaattgtttattttattttgtgtaaaaaaattgtaatgattagatttgttgagataaaaaaaaatgccaaatgCCAATGGCTTAAATATTAGGGCAGTTGTTCCTAAAAATTGcctagaaaaaataataaatataaatatgcaaAGATTCTATAATATCACAATACCCATGAGTCAATTGTACCATATATGTAtggagtatttttcttttcagaatcCAATAACCACATTAGGAAAATGCTATTTGtacttgtattttttattcacatagCAATTCGTGCTGATGTATCAACTATTAATGATATACTGGCaattataaaacttaaaatttaaaatttgaatttaaaaaaaaaaaactgataaaataaatcttgtgcgtaaaattataagtaaaattataagtacacgATGTATCACTACTTATCTCattaaacaataaatatataaatttgagaCAAAGTTCTTTCCCGAAATTAATACATGCCAAATCAACTCGAAAGTGATGTTCCATAAGACACATAAATATGTgtgataaataaattacaacAGACACAATCTTTCAAAATAGATACAAATATTCATAAGATATAAATGATCTCTTCGTCATTCAAATACTTGAAATCGAGTGTAAGAGCAGCTAGCTGCGCATGTCAAATCGCatcaatttctctttttttttggccgggggggggggggggggggggggggggggggggggggggggggggggggggggggggggggtatagTATCTTTATATCATGATCGGGACAATTTGGCCCTGGCAAAGAATACTCCAGCAAATAGACCTGCAAAAGATGTTTGTCATTGGCATTGGCATTGGCCAAAACTAAGTAATACACTAGAGTGATGCTAAATGTATATACACTTTGATTCATGTGTTCTTACCAAACAGTATACTGAAGCAATTTGGTAGACTAAGCGGAGCCTTGAACAACACCAAACCAGCAACAGAGATGGGAATCTTGTTTAGGGAACCTACTAGACTGTAGAAACAGAAGCACAACATCAATGATATATTAGTGTCAAAAAGAAGGTGTGAGTGATCGCGTGCATACGTTAAAAGATGAGAAATGCTTTATTCACAAAGAGATTCCGTAAAAGTAAATCCACACACTGACGTGGTTTGATGTACTGGTACGTTAGATTgcaaagttacttttattgttaaGTAAATCTAATGcatcatatgaaatcatgtcagtttatagATCTACTTTTGTAGAATTTCTTTGTGGCtgtaatacttataaaaaaaagattccTTCAATGCACATGCAATATTCCATAACtagctttattattattatcatgtaAGATGGAGCTATAAAGCTTATAGACTTTTATCATCTCCAAGTATTATTCATGAAGAAGTTAATGACATAATTGTTTTACATTTACTTTGTTTAATATGGAGTGGAAGTCAAATCAACCCATGAGCAAAGGACTGATACAAGAATCTAAAATTATCAGTCAATATGAGTAAATAAGCTTATCTGAAAGCTAGAGAGCTTTGGGGGAAAAGCTTAAATGTCTACTTATTGTAGAAGGTAAGTTTGGAAGTACACCACAGAATGTTACCTGTAAGTGGTCGGGCTAGTTTGATTTAAGAACCACATTGAGGCGAAGCTAATGGCAAGTCCAAGCAATCCACTGGCCGTGGCAACAACCCAAAACATTGGCAATTTAGTCACCTCCCTGGAAATCAAGACCAAAAGAAATGTGACAAGGTTAAATTGATGGTTGCATGAAGGTAAAGCTTAAAGGTTGTGACCAATTTAGTAGGTCAAGACACTTACACATTTATTACATATTCCCATTCACCAAGTAGTATGATCAAGAAGATAGCAAAAGGTAGAGATAGTAAATTATTCAGCAACACCATTGAAACTTCATTAAGCGATCcagattttgttgatttttttgctTCATCCATGACTCGCCTCAGGGTGAGCTGTCACAACGGGAAAATTTAGTGAGTTAATTCAGAACTTTGAGAATCACCTCCACCAAGAATCATGGTCCTTGTAGAACTCAAATTGCCAGATCCCATAAGCTAACACATAAACTCGATGAATAAGAAGGCAAGGATGAACAATTTATGGCATCGAAAACTACATACCGAGTAGCTTGCTGTTAGAACACAATTCATAAACTGCCATGCATAACCCACTGCATCAAAGGAGAGATCTGTGATACCACCACTGACAGCAGAGATAATCTGCAGTGcacaaatatatagaaaaatatgattagaaaggggaaaaaaagaagagagagatagtACATCCCACCATTCCTCTTCAAGGAAACTACAATCCAATCAAAGAGATTCGAACTAAATTGCTTTTCCACTCCGGAATTTATATTCCAATCAAAGAGATTTGAAATAAATTGCTTTTCTGCTTTGAAAATAATCCTAGGCATagtaataaaaagaaagaaatccagCATTAAATTTAAGTAGGCTGTCTGGCCATCTATGAGGTTAAAAGATCAATTAGGTATATCCTTTACTGCAAACAGTTGCCATCATCAGCAAAGAGATTGAAGAACGTGCTTGACAGGTCGGAAGAGGAATGTCATTTACCATTAAGAACATTGCAGTCCACACTTTTTGATTCTGATGTTTccgaaatatatataattctccaATTGCTGTTAAAATATTTGTCATGTTCTTCAGAATTGTCACCATTGCAATATTTATGTACTTCAAACTGAAATGAAAAAAGTGCACCCCAAACATCGAACAAACGTGAATGTTAGACAGAATATTTTGGTAATATGCTAAACAGAGGATCGTATGAAGAGAAATCAACTTCTTTTCAAGTATATTTTCTCCTTAGCTAGCAGCTTCTCTGATAAGAGTACTTGCAAACTATGGTTCATAGCGTACCTATACATGCCAGATACAAGCATTCCAGTGAATATTACATTGACAGGAAGCCAGACCCTAATCAGCTTCCAGTTCAACTTTTCCACTGAAACTGCTCGGCAGAGTACCAATGCCACAACAACAACAGTACTGATTAAgttctgcaaaaaaaaaaaaaaaaagtacatggAAAAATTAGATCTCATCATGCCACGTGTTTCAGTTATGGATTGATTGCAGAAAGCATGTGGTGTATAGAAAATGTTGGTTGTAAGATTCATTATAAAGCAAATGGATAAAAAACTAAGTCACATACTTGATAAAACATTAGCGATATTCCAGCATTGAAATTATAGCTTGATAGAACAATCTTATTCAGCAATATCATGCTGCAAGAGGAAATGCAGTAAGCTGTCCCAGACAAAAGAGGTCCAGATTGTCTTCCCGATCCATGTAGGCGCTTTTCATTACCATCGACCAGAAGACTGAAGATATCATGATCCGGACTTTGTTTCCATCTAGAAAACCTGTGTAATGTAAGAAAGTAAACAGGTTTGACCATCAATCTACAATCTACTATCATAACGAAAATGTCCCAGACTGGAGTCTGGACAtgcattttaaattttctaaatataatttcCTCATATAACTCCATTCATGTACTTTCATAACAATATGCATAGCAATTCAGAGCAAAAAGATTAGCTAGTTCTACACAAGAATCAGGTTTTGACTAGTAAATGTCATTTGAAGAGTGGATGACGCAAAAACTCTTAGAAGATGTTAAATTAGaataaatatgtataatataccTTAAATTGAATCTGTGCATGCTGAAATCAAATCAATAGGAAAGAATTTATACAAAACAAGTTTCCAATCCCATGCATCATTTTTACGTCCCAGAAATTTTAATTAAGGCTTAAAGCCCCATAATGTAAAAGAAATGAAGCATCTTTATTGaataatatatgataaattGTAAGGTTTAAGTCCAATACCAGCCAACGGTATGTGGTCCGATGGCACAAGGCACAAGACTCACATCTCCAAAATGGAGATCATGGGTTCGACCCCCCTCCTCCAatgtattagaaaaaaaaaagtccaataccAAGTAAcagagtgaaaatgaaagtaGAATCTGTACAgagaagattttttttgtgCTACATACAGAAGTCAGAATGAATGAAAAACCCAACACAAGCAAAAGAATTAGCTCATCGCCTCATCCTACCTGTCAGTGAAAGTTCTACGTTCTGCATTTGGCACTGTATTGCTAATTGATCCATTTCCTTGTTTATGGGTATCATTAAGAACTGTATATGCAGCATTAACGCTTTCACCCGATGCCGCCTCACCATTTAAATAGCTTAACTCAGATTCCTCACGCCCATGGCCATTGACCACATCTAACTTGGATTCAGATGTCATGTCACAAACctgaaatggaaataaaaaggaaatggtATTAAATCAGGGAGAATCCTTTGAATTTTAAACTGTTGTTACTTGTTACCATTTTAATAGTAACTAAACGCAGAAATAAAAGATATCAGGAAATTACGAGTTTGCAAGGATCTATTATTGGTTCCTAAAGCCTAATAAATTGCAGCAAACCATCTTTATCCAATCAACCTTTCCTTCCTTTCTCAATCAAACTATATAAGTCGTGGACtacaaagttaaaaatttgaaatttgttagGAAAAATCTCTGATTCTCCTCTAATAAGTGATATATATGCAATTTGTGGCAATTAGGAACAGTACAAGCTGTAGAGAATTAAAGCACACTCCCTGCAACTACATAATACCCCGAGATTCAAAGTTGACACTATTAAACAAACTCGGTTATAAACAAGGCAGAAAATTCCAACATATCCCCAAGTTGTGATTTTTCGGACTTTCCTAATAAGCACGTCAAAGAAAGCAAAAGTCTTTCAACAACTTCCTCATCCCTAAAGATTTCAACTCTACTTCTAAGAGAAGAAATTCCAGAACAAACTGAAAAATCATAACAGCAAATCAGAAACATATAAAACCACATACCCATATTGAGTGATAAACTCGA
This window contains:
- the LOC121240539 gene encoding GDP-mannose transporter GONST2-like, with translation MTSESKLDVVNGHGREESELSYLNGEAASGESVNAAYTVLNDTHKQGNGSISNTVPNAERRTFTDRFSRWKQSPDHDIFSLLVDGNEKRLHGSGRQSGPLLSGTAYCISSCSMILLNKIVLSSYNFNAGISLMFYQNLISTVVVVALVLCRAVSVEKLNWKLIRVWLPVNVIFTGMLVSGMYSLKYINIAMVTILKNMTNILTAIGELYIFRKHQNQKVWTAMFLMIISAVSGGITDLSFDAVGYAWQFMNCVLTASYSLTLRRVMDEAKKSTKSGSLNEVSMVLLNNLLSLPFAIFLIILLGEWEYVINVEVTKLPMFWVVATASGLLGLAISFASMWFLNQTSPTTYSLVGSLNKIPISVAGLVLFKAPLSLPNCFSILFGLFAGVFFARAKLSRS